CGATTCGATTCCGTGCTTCGCAGTAGCTACAATGTGGTTAACCCTGAAGCACTTGGGTCAAGCAGCACTGGCCTCATTGCAGCCCGGCCCGTCTACATAGACTTTAGCGGTGGGAGATTAGTTGGGACAAGCCACAACATTCTCCTAGGTGTAACAGGAAATAAGATCATTGAACTGCTTTGTAGACGTATTCTGAGAGGAGAAGATGGCCTGCATGGCCTCGATGGACGATTCGACCTAGGTGGACCCAACGGCTTTTGTTTTGACACGGTCAGAAACTGCTGGGAAATGAAATGCAGTTAGCCAGAGTTGTAGTTGGACAAGATTGATACTGACCAGCATTACAGCATTACAGCATTACTGCCGTAAAGCCGAGGGACCTTTTAAACCAATAAGAATTGCAACTTCTGCCGCAGATTTGGAACTAAGGCTGGTTTTTCGGGGCAAGACTGCTAATTGTCTTCCTTAGTGTATCAGTAATGGGAACAAGAGAAGGCGTACTTCGACTTGCAATCAGGGAAGTTGGATACGTAGAAAGTCCGCCAGACAGTATTTATACAGAGTTTTGCACTTGGTACGGCCTAAATGGACAACGGTGGTGCGCAATATTTGTATCTTACTGTACCTTTAATGCTGGTATTCCGCTTCCTATTACTAAGGAGACCCTGGAAAACCCAGCCCAACCGCGGGACAATGGTGCTGCAATCACAGGCCTGGTTGGGGTGATGGGCGGCAAGCAGCTTGGATTATCTGATTACGAGCAGTCCACCGCCAAGAAGCGCACCAAGCGGGAGAAGTTCCTGGCTGAGATGGACGCGGTGGTGCCATGGCAGGCCCTGATCGCTCTGATCGAGCCCCATTACCCAAGAACCAGCAGCAAAGGCGGCCGTCCGCCCTATCCGCTGGCCACCATGCTGCGGATCCACTTGATGCAGCACTGGTACTCGCTGAGCGATCCAGCGATGGAGGATGCCCTGATCGAGGTGCCCACCATGCGCCGTTTTGCGGGCATCAACTTGATCAGTGACCGGATCCCCGATGAGACAACGATCCTGGCGTTCCGTCACCTGTTGGAGAAGAACAAGCTCGGCGAGCGGATCTTTGAGACGGTGAAGGACCACTTGAGCCAGCGGGGAATGACGATGCGTCAGGGCACGATCGTGGATGCCACGCTGATCGCAGCGCCCAGCTCCACCAAGAACAAAGATGGGAAGCGGGATCCGGAAATGCACCAGACCAAGAAGGGCAACCAGTGGTACTACGGGATGAAGGTCCACATCGGCGTTGACAAGGACTCCGGCCTGATCCACTCGGTCGTCACCACGGCCGCCAACGTGCATGACCTCACCCCAGCCGCCGAGCTGTTGCATGGCGATGAGGAAGTGGTTTATGGCGACGCCGGCTACCAGGGAATCGAGAAGCGAGACCAGATGAAAGCACGTGGGATCGGCTTCCGCGTCGCCATGCGACCCGGAAAGCGCCGAGTATTGCCAGATACGCCGGAGGGCCGACTGGATGATCTGGTCGAAACTGCCAAAGCACACATTCGCGCCAAGGTTGAGCATCCGTTCCGGGTGTTCAAACAGCAATTCGCATTCCAGAAGACCCGGCTGCGTGGCATGGCCAAGAACCGCTGCAAGGTCAATATGATCGCTGCACTCACGAACCTATTTCTGGCGCGGCGTCAGCTGCTTGCAACTCCATGATGAGGGGAGTGGTGTGCCCGAATGAGGCAACTTACAGGTGCAAGGCCGTACAAAAGGGCATACGATCACCTGGATTGGGCACAGATCAACCACTGAGCACAGGCGGAGGAGCAATCCAGCGAGGTCTCATCTCAGGAGCGGCTCAAGCCCTTGTTGCTCAGAGCTTCCCTAAGCCTATAGGGTTCGCCTACTGCCCTTACGGCGTTGATTGGTTTCGCGAGAGAGGCAAGTTTTTTGATCTGCCAAAGATGGGGATATTGTATTTTTTCCTAATATTGGGGATGGAGTCGCGGATCACATGGGAATTGTAGAAAGTCTAAATCAAGACAGCACCATTATTGCAATTGATGGTAATACTGGGCTGGGAAACGACTCTAATGGTGGCAGAGTTATGCGCAGGAGAGGGTCAAGAGAATTAATCTTGGGATTCGGTCGCCCTGAGTATGATGACGATGATGGCGGAGAGTCTGATCCATTAGCAGAATATCCTACATGGCCAGGTAGGTATATAACACTGACTTCTCCACTAATGAGCGGTGAAGACATTCAAACTTGGCAGAGCCAGATGCTGAAGCGTGGGTATAATTTAGGAGCGAACGGAGCAGATGGTATTTTTGGGGAGAAGTCTCATTCTGCCCTCAAGCAGTTCCAAGAGCTTCATAATCTAGAATTGGATGGAGTAATCGGTCCAGTCTCTTGGAATGCAACGTGGGAGTTGAAGATAGTTGGGTTTACTCAGTCTGAGTTTGAGAGTGAATCTGATACACCATCCAGGATTCCTGAACGCCTTGTCACTGAGAAAGACAACTGAGACTTTAGTTAATTCACAGAGAAGTGGCGTGCTGTAGTTGGAGATCCTGCGGCAGATGACTGATATCTGATTAGACTCTGGTAGCATCTCGGTATCGGCATAGCACACCTAAAAGATTAATCAGGTTGAATTGTAGACCTGCTATAATGATGGCAAGACGTTCGGCATAAAGGGTGGCGTAATCACATGCAACTGCCACGAATCATACTTGAGCAGATTTACTTGCATTCACCGGCTTGACTAGGCCGGCCATGACGAACCATAGGCAGTTTTTCAAGGTGAGCTTAGCTCTTATTTGAGATCAGCTAGCCCATGGCATGATTGTTACGGGTGCCCAAAAATAAGTTTCTGCTAATGTGGAAGCTGCAAGCTTAAAGCAGAGATAATATCCGGTCGTATAATTAGAATTAAAGGTCAGAGATCTATAACATCAAGAGAGCTTGGTCAGTGATTCTCTTTTCATCTTTATTCGCTTTATGCATATCCGACTTAAGTGACTCAGGGCTTATCGAATGGGTGTCACATTAGTGCTGTTTCCCCTGATGAAGCAAATGCCGCTATTCGGCAGGGGATCTCCATTGCTTCTGGTAACTATAAACCATGGCCTTTTATCGGCATCCAAAAAGATTGGGTCGACATTAGATGCTCGTGCGAAGGAAGTTGGAACAAATAGTTCGTCGTTTGTCTTGAAGTTCCATAGCACCTCTGAGGAACCAGGTCGCCAATGACAAGGCAGGGAATCTCTGACCACTCTCCAGTTGGATACCCAGTACTCTCCTTCGCTGATAGGAATCGTGGTGATATCGCGTAGAGTCTCTTGCGCAGTGGCTGTAGGCAGAATGAAGATTGATTGGAATAAGGGTACTCCTAGCAGAAGCGCACCCACAGCTCTCATTGTTCTAAAGTTGCTATTATTAGTCTGAGCCTAGAGGTTGCCGCAAGAAGGGGGAATCGGCTGTTTACATGATGTAACTGCTCTGCTATTTTGAATGCGCAGCCCTCCGGTGCCCCGTCTGCCAGGAACGATAAAGCCTTTGCCGGCAGGGGTGTATGCAAACTGCTCGTCAGCCGAACGAATGCGGTCGTTGTCTGTGTAGAGGTGCAACTTCGAACAAGCAGTTCGAGTGGCCAAGTCACCGATCATACTCAGGTTCGCCACCCCAATCGCCTTGCCTGCCACTCAAGGTCAGCGTTCGAAGGTTCGGGAAAAGGCGATTAGCATCTGCGAGAATTGAGGCTGGTTAGGCAAGGCGGGGGGTTTTCTGGGTCGCATCGCCAATCTGATGTCCGTTGTTTTGCCTGCCTTCTGAGCTCTTTTGCCGATGCCCTGAGACGGCATCGGCGTAGACGATCTTCTCATCGCCATGCAACAGCTCAGCAGCCGGGGTGAGGACGTGCTTGTTAGCGGCAGTGACCACCACCGAATAGAGCAGGCCCGAGCCCCTATCGACACCTGCGTGGTCTTTCATGCCGAAGCACGACTGGTTGCCATTCTTGGTTTGGTGCATCGCAAGATATCTCGTCCCCTCTTTGTTCTTGGTGGAGCTTGGGGGGGGGATCAACGTGGCATTGACGATCGTGCTTGTCGGATAGTCATGTCCGGCGCAGTGAGATGCGCGTCGTCGGTGTCACAGATCTGCTCGCCCAGTCCGTTCTTTTCCAGGAGGTGGCGAAAGGTCAGTACATGGCCCCATCGCGGATAAAGTCGGTGACTAGGTCGATGCCTGAAAACTGGCGCATGGTAGACACCTCGATCAGGGCCTCCTCCATGGCCGGATCGCTGAGGGAGTAACACTGCTGCAACAGATGGATGCGCAGGATGGTGGCCTGCGAGTACGGAGGTCTCCCGCGATTCTATCCGTTTATAAAGTAATTCAGCGCGATCAGAGCATCACAGGGCACAACGACCTCCATCTCCGCCAGGAACTTCTCGCGCTTGGTCTGCTTCTTGGTGGTCGTTTGCTCGTAGTCAGATTAGCCGAGCTGCTTGCCGCTCGTCAGTCCAGTCTTGGCCTGAGCTCACAGGTCAAGTCCCGTCCGGGCAACCGCCTAGGTGTGTAGTCCCACCACGTTGTTCAGCTGACGATTGGGTGTGAGGTCGCCAGGGTCGGGGTGTCACCGCCCATCCCAAGACCTCACACCCCATGCATAGCCACCCCAATGCCCGACTGACGCCGATCAGTCGGGAACGCCTGATTCGTCGGCACCTCAATGAGGGCGTGCCGCTCAAGGCCCTTGCGGCACAAGCCGGGATCAGCCTGCGCAGCGCCTACAAGTGGGGCCTCCTGAGAAAGTGAGCCGCGGGCAATGCGCACCACAATGAGCCTGCCCGGGCGACCTCTGAGTGATCCTCAGGCCCCGCTGAGCTGACAACTCAGCTCTCTGCTGCTGGAGCTCAGAGCCCGTGCGGCGGAGACCAAGAGTTGCCAGCAGAGCACAAAATAGAGACAAAGAAGCTCCAGGAGCTTCTGGAGGTTCATGACCAGGACATTCATCGCGATGGATGAACCCTGTGTTGCCGGCAGTTTCTCTCGGATCAATCCCAATCCATAGCGACGCTTGCCTTGACCGATCTTGCCTTCAACAGCATTGCGCCGCCTTTGATCATCAACGAACTGCCGCCTCTCGGCTGCCACCAACTCCGGATCATTCTTCGGGCGACCAAGACGAGGCCCACTCAGCCGAATGCCGTGACGCTGGCAGAATGCCCGATTTGATCTTGTGCGGTAGATCTGATCAGCGCAGATCACCTCCGGATAGCAGCCGTATCGACGACGATAGGCTTGGGCCTGAACTTTCAGATCTTCCCCTTCGTTGTAGGGGTCAAAGCTCAGCCGATCCAGGAAAGCAAATCCTTCATCGGTGACAGAAAGTGAGATCTTGGCGCCGAACTCAACATTGCACCTCGCCTTGCCGCGAACAATTGGCCTGATGTGCGCTTGACAGAGGCTGACGATGCGAGCGGGAATACTTCTGGTGTCTGAGCGATAGAGAATGTTCTGCTGGCGGACCAGCTCACTGACAACCAACAGCTTCTGATAGGCATGCCGCCCAGCCGCCAGAAGGCTTGCGCCACAGGCTGTCAGGGCGTCAATGTTGGCAAGGTTGCGCTTGAGATGCCCAAGCTGTTGCTTGATCGCTTTGCGGATCTTGAGAAACCGAGGGCGTTTTTTCTTGGCCACGGCGAGGAACTGCTGCCTGGCCTGCTTCCG
This portion of the Cyanobium sp. NIES-981 genome encodes:
- a CDS encoding IS5 family transposase, with product MGGKQLGLSDYEQSTAKKRTKREKFLAEMDAVVPWQALIALIEPHYPRTSSKGGRPPYPLATMLRIHLMQHWYSLSDPAMEDALIEVPTMRRFAGINLISDRIPDETTILAFRHLLEKNKLGERIFETVKDHLSQRGMTMRQGTIVDATLIAAPSSTKNKDGKRDPEMHQTKKGNQWYYGMKVHIGVDKDSGLIHSVVTTAANVHDLTPAAELLHGDEEVVYGDAGYQGIEKRDQMKARGIGFRVAMRPGKRRVLPDTPEGRLDDLVETAKAHIRAKVEHPFRVFKQQFAFQKTRLRGMAKNRCKVNMIAALTNLFLARRQLLATP
- a CDS encoding peptidoglycan-binding protein encodes the protein MGIVESLNQDSTIIAIDGNTGLGNDSNGGRVMRRRGSRELILGFGRPEYDDDDGGESDPLAEYPTWPGRYITLTSPLMSGEDIQTWQSQMLKRGYNLGANGADGIFGEKSHSALKQFQELHNLELDGVIGPVSWNATWELKIVGFTQSEFESESDTPSRIPERLVTEKDN
- a CDS encoding transposase; the encoded protein is MIPPPSSTKNKEGTRYLAMHQTKNGNQSCFGMKDHAGVDRGSGLLYSVVVTAANKHVLTPAAELLHGDEKIVYADAVSGHRQKSSEGRQNNGHQIGDATQKTPRLA
- a CDS encoding leucine zipper domain-containing protein; translated protein: MHSHPNARLTPISRERLIRRHLNEGVPLKALAAQAGISLRSAYKWGLLRK
- a CDS encoding IS5 family transposase, whose product is MYRREHRDQLSFEDFFLPFGGKLSGDNRWIKLAELIPWDELEGDYAAQFCKGFGAPAKPFRMALGALIIKARMGLTDEELVEQIKENPYLQFFIGLEAFQYSAPFDPSMMVYFRKRLPDSVVNDCNERIVRHGLNVIRSSAVDEHDSSDGGGAGSAADQKIESKTPRPNQGSLLIDATCVPADIRHPTDLSLLNEGRELTETLIDAMYSQVRESFGHKPRTHRKQARQQFLAVAKKKRPRFLKIRKAIKQQLGHLKRNLANIDALTACGASLLAAGRHAYQKLLVVSELVRQQNILYRSDTRSIPARIVSLCQAHIRPIVRGKARCNVEFGAKISLSVTDEGFAFLDRLSFDPYNEGEDLKVQAQAYRRRYGCYPEVICADQIYRTRSNRAFCQRHGIRLSGPRLGRPKNDPELVAAERRQFVDDQRRRNAVEGKIGQGKRRYGLGLIREKLPATQGSSIAMNVLVMNLQKLLELLCLYFVLCWQLLVSAARALSSSSRELSCQLSGA